Proteins from a genomic interval of Desulfomonilaceae bacterium:
- a CDS encoding diguanylate cyclase, producing the protein MKDADYSSTNFRSSLVHPLNTVVHSALETVEAFTVALYLKSSIDRAFRLISHKTLSKHFTWDIPLLPEKSRIVGLARKGSISHETHASVPPLVQEIYSRPEPVLAMLIAPIADSALLIVDTTESPAFQPSQIKFVQGLARTIEGILGLVNSSEGVETSRSEFSSIAELLNEYRLAPNISDTFFDGMVSNLVNKGRFDGALIATVSISTMMCRIRSVTGFSKSLNKGRIIKIRPGWAKWAIENLQSVVMGSPKSGEAFIPIFHTGEALGFPVKSAVIVPWTRDQGVDGFLLLAARKEDPSLDKDRGVWEFLGSVLAIVRRNIVNEKLLKAVRLYDGESGLMNESFFRAQTLIKLSQLSGERSSCLLILVQIENMDSIYLEHDISRIKRFLTIFTEKLLNLSKRKSLAGKFRTGGFGAFIENVPLDEATEIIHRVQGLFSSESTHVDGIEISHSVKIGWSHFPTECKSFEELWRQTLARLSKSKPFTRQAQGWTNL; encoded by the coding sequence TTGAAAGACGCTGATTATTCATCAACAAACTTTAGGTCAAGCCTGGTTCATCCCTTGAATACCGTGGTCCACTCCGCGCTTGAAACTGTCGAAGCCTTTACTGTGGCGCTGTATCTGAAATCCAGTATTGACAGGGCGTTTCGTTTAATTTCCCACAAGACTCTCAGCAAGCATTTCACCTGGGACATCCCGTTACTTCCGGAAAAGAGCCGAATAGTCGGTTTGGCGAGGAAAGGCTCTATCAGTCACGAGACTCACGCAAGCGTTCCCCCATTGGTCCAGGAGATCTATTCAAGACCTGAACCGGTTCTCGCAATGCTGATAGCGCCGATTGCGGACAGCGCATTACTCATCGTCGACACCACGGAATCTCCCGCCTTTCAGCCAAGCCAAATCAAATTTGTTCAGGGTCTTGCCAGAACCATAGAGGGGATTCTTGGCCTTGTGAATTCATCAGAAGGTGTGGAAACATCACGATCCGAGTTTTCCTCAATTGCCGAACTTCTTAATGAGTACCGCCTGGCGCCGAATATTTCCGACACCTTTTTTGATGGCATGGTGTCGAATCTGGTCAATAAAGGCAGATTCGATGGGGCGCTAATAGCCACGGTCTCAATCTCAACTATGATGTGTCGTATTCGTTCGGTTACGGGTTTCTCCAAATCCCTGAATAAGGGGCGCATTATCAAAATTAGGCCGGGTTGGGCGAAATGGGCCATCGAGAACCTTCAATCGGTTGTAATGGGCAGTCCCAAATCCGGCGAGGCGTTCATACCGATCTTTCACACGGGAGAAGCGTTAGGCTTTCCTGTCAAGAGCGCTGTAATAGTCCCCTGGACTAGGGATCAGGGAGTTGATGGGTTCCTGCTTCTGGCGGCCCGGAAAGAGGATCCTTCGCTCGACAAGGACAGGGGAGTATGGGAGTTCCTGGGGTCAGTCCTGGCCATAGTGAGAAGAAACATTGTTAATGAGAAGTTACTTAAGGCGGTCCGTTTGTACGATGGGGAATCCGGCCTAATGAACGAGAGTTTTTTCAGGGCGCAAACCCTGATAAAATTGTCACAGCTTTCAGGGGAACGCTCCTCTTGTCTGTTGATCCTGGTTCAAATTGAAAATATGGACTCGATTTACCTTGAGCACGACATTTCAAGAATCAAACGCTTTCTGACTATTTTCACGGAGAAACTTCTCAATCTGAGCAAGCGTAAATCCCTGGCCGGCAAATTCAGGACAGGCGGCTTCGGCGCTTTCATTGAAAATGTTCCGCTGGATGAGGCCACTGAGATAATCCACAGGGTTCAGGGCCTTTTCAGTTCTGAAAGCACCCACGTTGACGGAATTGAAATATCTCATTCCGTAAAAATCGGCTGGAGCCATTTTCCCACTGAGTGCAAGAGCTTCGAAGAGTTGTGGCGACAGACGCTTGCAAGGTTGTCCAAGAGCAAGCCGTTTACAAGGCAGGCCCAGGGTTGGACTAACCTGTAG
- a CDS encoding NUDIX domain-containing protein, with translation MDECEKQSSEILDVVDENDRVIGQATRSDVHKNDLTHRASHILLFNSAGSIYVQRRSPSKDRHPSKLDSSAAGHVDSGETYLNCAIRELKEELGIEAILVKVLKIAACRETDNEHVELFEIHSDVAPSPNWEEITSGSFMTPANLTDLMRTDPEDFVPVFVLLWRLYLKMKSQ, from the coding sequence ATGGATGAGTGTGAAAAACAGTCGAGCGAGATACTTGATGTCGTGGATGAAAATGACCGTGTAATCGGTCAAGCTACTCGCTCTGATGTTCACAAGAACGACTTGACGCATCGGGCCTCGCATATATTGCTGTTTAATTCCGCAGGCTCCATTTATGTCCAGAGGAGATCTCCGTCCAAAGATCGACATCCGTCAAAACTGGATTCTTCCGCCGCAGGACATGTTGACAGTGGCGAAACCTATCTTAATTGCGCAATCAGGGAACTCAAGGAAGAACTGGGGATCGAGGCTATCCTTGTAAAGGTTCTAAAAATCGCAGCATGTCGGGAAACCGACAACGAGCATGTCGAGTTGTTCGAGATCCATTCCGATGTAGCCCCATCGCCGAATTGGGAGGAAATTACATCAGGGTCTTTTATGACTCCCGCAAATCTTACGGATCTGATGAGAACGGATCCTGAGGATTTTGTGCCGGTCTTTGTTCTTTTGTGGAGATTGTATTTGAAGATGAAATCCCAATGA
- the cobK gene encoding precorrin-6A reductase — protein MILLLGGTSDAIDLSRLLIKEGLPLIFSMATEIPVDLPESKLITVRRGCLDEAGMEALILNSGSIALLDATHPYAEEVTRNAIKVSRRLGIRYFRLTRDTVVPEGPDIIFADSHQDAATKALAAGGPILLTIGVRNISLYAWIQSETSVRLVVRALPNPESIKTLADNGIAPGDMILGQGPFSYEDNIRVIKEFGVRTVVTKDSGSRGGVEEKVRAAQSRGCKLIVVRRPDHEELESFSDAPEMVGAVKSYLTTTSSKREGATPVTRL, from the coding sequence ATGATATTACTCCTGGGTGGAACGTCAGACGCCATAGATCTCTCAAGGCTCCTTATCAAGGAAGGACTACCGCTGATTTTTTCAATGGCCACCGAAATCCCGGTGGATCTTCCGGAATCCAAACTGATCACTGTAAGGCGGGGGTGTCTGGATGAGGCTGGAATGGAGGCCTTGATCCTGAATAGTGGATCTATCGCGTTGCTGGACGCTACCCATCCGTACGCGGAGGAAGTTACAAGGAACGCTATAAAGGTGTCCAGAAGGCTTGGGATAAGATATTTCAGACTGACAAGAGATACAGTTGTCCCGGAAGGTCCTGACATAATTTTCGCGGATAGCCACCAGGACGCCGCAACAAAGGCTTTGGCAGCGGGAGGTCCGATTCTGCTGACGATAGGCGTCAGAAATATAAGTCTTTACGCATGGATCCAAAGTGAAACAAGCGTAAGATTGGTGGTAAGGGCGCTCCCTAACCCTGAATCCATAAAAACGCTGGCCGATAATGGAATAGCGCCGGGAGACATGATCCTTGGTCAAGGCCCGTTTTCTTACGAGGATAATATTCGCGTCATCAAGGAATTCGGCGTGAGAACGGTGGTGACTAAGGACAGCGGTTCGCGCGGCGGGGTTGAGGAAAAGGTTCGAGCCGCGCAAAGCCGGGGATGTAAATTGATAGTAGTTAGGAGGCCGGATCATGAGGAACTGGAGTCGTTCAGCGACGCTCCCGAAATGGTCGGAGCGGTCAAGAGCTATTTGACGACCACATCCTCGAAGAGGGAAGGGGCGACCCCCGTCACCAGGTTGTAA
- a CDS encoding transglycosylase SLT domain-containing protein, with protein sequence MHDHNNKMISRLAEHRPFKASRKILILRMGFFSVSLLLLCLVICSHAIAAKPSEELAQNSFLEGSKALDAGNSSRAEHLWKPILSDNLYGPVAYLLLARSFAQEGAFPKSENLVREFLKLYPASPYREASIEDLTDYVYQQGKPEASKLMLNALPNASEARKQTLLLRLGDIEVRHGAYSKAETYYRKLYINYPAGQEGLQAKERISRMVFNGKIPKPEFTEAELLTRASRLASAGRHDMAAEVYHSLFIQKPTDYSLTLKYARALYKDRKNELAIKTLEEVIAKPIPEEKRLDALYILSLVYWRTEQDTEFVSSCARILEKGTPAFKKRVLANLAAFNYEKGRLAKAEVYYKRLLAESPEPSLKAKIKWRLAWIKYRSRNYTDAAATFREIRQISNDGQLAKASKYWEARSSTLAGNFDKVAPLFKSLAEESPYDYYGSQAHKILVSAKQPVVKNGASGRTSFPDLTLNPAARSNILVSHSIKLMDLGLPVFALMNLQALPKSLRSSRSVTFLMAKAAQESGYYGLAHEIIVSGFSGLVDNPPDNAPKEFLEMIFPRPHKAETSKNASKGGIDPLLVWAIVRQESRYDSFAVSPAGALGLMQVTPRTALVVSKQSDCSNHQIVQDLLDPRKNLALGILILSQNMKQFKGNIIPAIAAYNADINKVKQWVGRNGRMRQDEFIENIPYSETRLYVKKVLANLSGYSKIYSRQDLAEHR encoded by the coding sequence ATGCATGACCACAATAATAAAATGATCTCGAGACTTGCTGAACATCGACCATTCAAGGCCTCAAGGAAGATCCTGATATTGAGGATGGGCTTTTTCTCAGTCTCCTTATTGCTATTATGTCTTGTAATCTGTTCCCATGCCATTGCGGCTAAACCATCTGAGGAGCTTGCCCAAAACTCTTTTCTTGAGGGTAGCAAAGCGCTTGACGCGGGAAACAGCTCCAGGGCGGAACATCTATGGAAGCCTATTCTATCCGACAATTTATACGGTCCCGTCGCCTACCTGCTTTTGGCAAGAAGCTTCGCCCAGGAGGGGGCGTTTCCCAAGAGCGAAAACCTGGTGAGAGAGTTTCTCAAACTCTATCCTGCGAGCCCATATCGTGAAGCTTCAATTGAAGATCTAACAGACTATGTTTATCAACAGGGAAAACCGGAAGCGTCCAAGCTCATGCTCAACGCTTTGCCAAACGCCTCTGAAGCCCGTAAACAGACCCTCCTATTGCGACTGGGCGACATAGAGGTCCGTCACGGGGCGTACAGCAAGGCTGAAACCTATTACAGGAAACTTTACATAAATTATCCGGCGGGACAGGAAGGTTTGCAGGCCAAAGAACGCATTAGCCGGATGGTTTTCAACGGTAAAATCCCGAAACCCGAATTCACCGAAGCCGAACTCCTTACGCGGGCTTCTCGTTTGGCTTCCGCAGGTCGTCATGACATGGCTGCTGAGGTTTATCACAGCCTGTTCATTCAAAAGCCGACTGATTACAGCCTCACTCTGAAGTATGCCCGAGCGCTCTACAAGGATCGTAAAAACGAATTAGCCATAAAAACTCTTGAGGAGGTTATCGCCAAACCCATTCCGGAGGAAAAGAGACTCGATGCGCTATATATATTGAGCCTTGTTTACTGGAGGACCGAACAGGACACGGAGTTCGTATCCTCGTGCGCCAGGATTCTGGAAAAAGGGACACCGGCTTTTAAGAAAAGGGTCCTTGCCAATCTGGCGGCGTTCAATTACGAAAAGGGACGATTGGCCAAAGCAGAGGTCTATTATAAACGCCTGCTCGCTGAATCCCCGGAACCGTCACTCAAGGCCAAGATTAAATGGAGGCTCGCGTGGATAAAATACAGATCGCGAAATTACACTGACGCTGCCGCCACTTTCAGGGAAATAAGACAGATTTCGAATGATGGCCAACTGGCTAAAGCCTCAAAATACTGGGAGGCTCGCTCTTCTACACTTGCAGGCAATTTTGATAAAGTGGCCCCTCTGTTCAAGTCTCTGGCTGAGGAATCACCGTATGATTATTATGGTTCGCAGGCTCACAAGATACTTGTCTCAGCCAAACAGCCGGTTGTCAAAAATGGCGCGTCAGGGAGAACATCCTTTCCTGATCTGACCTTGAACCCGGCAGCGCGATCAAATATACTTGTAAGCCATTCCATAAAATTGATGGATCTGGGACTTCCGGTATTTGCTCTGATGAATCTCCAGGCTCTGCCCAAGAGTCTTCGCTCTTCTAGGTCGGTCACTTTTCTGATGGCGAAGGCGGCCCAGGAATCCGGCTATTACGGACTGGCTCATGAAATAATCGTGTCGGGTTTTTCGGGACTTGTCGACAATCCTCCGGACAACGCTCCGAAAGAATTCCTGGAGATGATCTTCCCAAGACCGCATAAGGCCGAGACTTCCAAGAACGCCTCAAAAGGCGGGATTGACCCACTGCTTGTTTGGGCCATTGTAAGACAGGAAAGCAGATACGACTCATTCGCTGTTTCTCCGGCAGGGGCATTGGGGTTGATGCAGGTTACACCGAGGACGGCCCTTGTAGTGAGCAAGCAGAGCGATTGCTCAAATCATCAGATTGTGCAGGATCTTTTGGACCCCAGGAAGAATCTCGCTCTGGGAATTCTGATCTTGTCCCAGAACATGAAACAGTTCAAAGGGAACATCATTCCGGCAATCGCGGCGTATAACGCTGACATTAACAAGGTTAAGCAGTGGGTGGGACGAAACGGTCGCATGAGACAGGATGAATTCATAGAGAACATCCCATACTCCGAAACCCGTCTGTATGTAAAAAAGGTTTTGGCCAATCTGTCGGGGTATTCAAAAATCTATTCAAGGCAGGATCTGGCCGAACATCGGTAG
- a CDS encoding MTH1187 family thiamine-binding protein gives MLAEISVFPLDKGSKGLSFYVAQSMRIIEDSGLDFEIHALGTLIEGPSDKVFEVIRKCHENIVDQSDRVVTYVKIDDRKGATGRIAGKIKSVEEQLGKELPKG, from the coding sequence ATGCTAGCTGAAATTAGTGTATTCCCTTTAGATAAGGGGTCAAAAGGCCTTAGTTTTTACGTGGCTCAATCCATGAGAATAATCGAGGACAGCGGTCTTGATTTTGAAATCCACGCTTTGGGAACCCTTATAGAAGGGCCTTCAGACAAGGTCTTCGAAGTCATACGCAAATGTCATGAAAACATCGTAGATCAATCGGACAGAGTGGTAACCTATGTCAAAATCGACGACAGAAAAGGCGCCACCGGACGAATAGCAGGAAAGATCAAATCGGTTGAAGAACAGCTCGGAAAGGAGCTGCCAAAGGGTTAG
- the dtd gene encoding D-aminoacyl-tRNA deacylase — protein MRAVVQRVTRASVSVGDQTVGSIGQGILILLGAAVNDTADQVRWLADKVLGLRIFSDSSGKMNLDVSQIQGDILVVSQFTLYGDCRKGKRPSYSSAAPAEAAEKLYLNFISLLEGSGLLIERGQFGAMMKVELINDGPVTLILETPAAN, from the coding sequence ATGAGAGCCGTAGTACAGCGAGTGACCCGAGCCAGTGTAAGTGTCGGAGATCAGACCGTAGGCTCCATAGGCCAGGGCATTTTAATCCTCCTTGGGGCCGCGGTGAACGATACGGCGGATCAAGTCAGGTGGCTGGCGGACAAGGTGTTGGGGCTAAGAATATTCTCTGATTCTTCAGGTAAGATGAACCTGGATGTCTCTCAGATCCAAGGCGACATACTTGTAGTGTCTCAATTCACTTTGTACGGCGACTGTCGAAAGGGGAAACGGCCCTCATATTCTTCCGCCGCTCCCGCGGAAGCCGCCGAAAAGCTGTATCTGAATTTTATCTCCCTGCTCGAAGGATCAGGCCTCCTGATAGAAAGAGGACAATTCGGAGCCATGATGAAAGTGGAATTGATAAATGACGGCCCCGTTACCCTGATTCTTGAAACACCTGCCGCAAATTAG
- a CDS encoding rod shape-determining protein yields MNFEALEKIINGSASKRWSKNLNGGIDRLGRAIEAFRGVSGTELAVDMGTSNTRLHLRGRGIISDEPSLFATDPAVEKPVAAGSKARSLIGRSPHYVSLHKPVNEGAISDSESAGLMLRLFIENSWKTNSSRWLRMALSSSICATKLERRALVEAATKAGANKVFLASSIMAAAIGSGYKIDSPRAQMLILIGGGVTELGIVALGHVIYSDSTRIGGETLDSAICDYLLRRYNLEITMELAEDIKKKLGYVEAPVPEEKMRITGREAGKGGIKSLDISSSEISMAIDEPINSIVEMIQEAMENSSPAVLSDLEHFPIVLSGGSSRLPGLPELISKMTGFRVIIGANPIHGVVRGLSIIRDNPKEYAYLLSQA; encoded by the coding sequence GTGAACTTTGAAGCCCTGGAAAAAATTATCAACGGCTCAGCTTCCAAAAGATGGTCAAAAAACCTGAATGGAGGGATCGACAGGCTTGGCAGGGCCATCGAGGCGTTCCGTGGGGTATCCGGTACAGAACTTGCCGTAGACATGGGGACAAGCAATACCAGACTCCATTTAAGAGGCAGAGGAATCATCAGTGATGAACCGTCGTTGTTCGCGACCGATCCCGCAGTTGAGAAACCCGTAGCGGCCGGATCTAAAGCCAGATCGCTGATAGGGAGGTCTCCTCATTATGTTTCGCTTCACAAGCCGGTAAACGAAGGGGCGATTTCAGACTCCGAATCAGCAGGCTTAATGTTAAGGCTGTTCATCGAAAATTCATGGAAAACAAATTCCTCTCGCTGGCTACGAATGGCGTTATCCTCTTCAATTTGCGCAACCAAACTTGAGCGCAGGGCCCTGGTGGAAGCCGCGACAAAAGCTGGAGCAAATAAAGTGTTTCTGGCTTCATCTATTATGGCCGCAGCGATTGGATCCGGTTACAAAATCGATTCTCCCCGGGCCCAGATGCTGATCCTGATCGGGGGTGGCGTTACCGAGTTGGGCATAGTCGCTCTGGGGCATGTCATTTATTCCGACTCCACGCGCATCGGTGGGGAGACTCTGGATTCTGCCATTTGTGATTATTTGCTTCGCCGTTACAATCTTGAGATCACCATGGAATTGGCGGAAGACATCAAAAAGAAACTTGGGTACGTTGAGGCTCCGGTTCCTGAAGAGAAGATGAGAATCACAGGCAGAGAGGCCGGAAAAGGCGGTATCAAGAGCCTCGATATATCGTCCTCTGAAATATCAATGGCTATTGACGAACCGATAAATTCTATTGTTGAGATGATTCAGGAAGCTATGGAAAATTCCTCTCCCGCCGTATTGTCCGACCTGGAACATTTTCCAATCGTGCTATCCGGCGGTTCGTCCAGGTTACCAGGGTTACCGGAACTGATTTCCAAAATGACCGGATTTCGGGTTATCATCGGCGCCAATCCGATCCATGGTGTTGTGAGGGGACTCTCCATCATAAGAGATAATCCGAAGGAATACGCCTACCTTTTGAGTCAGGCTTGA
- the thyX gene encoding FAD-dependent thymidylate synthase: protein MAETTLPMLTIDDPWKELRKQCFGNVEPEVTLEAVTAPLDAFGRLEETRDLWTRIETLPAWSAAISYGSREKMADDPDRKRALNKKLISLGHLTPIESVQFNFHVSGISKACGAQISRHRIGQGHVSSSRRFQAQGISFVYPILNYITEEEIVRDALRRLSEANEKAFEVYENLRDSSKLRKEDARRAIPVASSQERIWWINARALRDFLRLRLPKDAEWEVRRIAVRLYNLVTGVAPSLFEDVVVK, encoded by the coding sequence ATGGCTGAGACAACATTGCCAATGCTTACTATTGATGACCCATGGAAAGAATTACGGAAACAGTGTTTTGGAAATGTTGAGCCCGAAGTCACGCTCGAAGCGGTGACAGCGCCGCTTGACGCCTTTGGGAGGCTCGAAGAAACACGGGATTTGTGGACCAGAATTGAGACTCTTCCGGCGTGGTCGGCGGCTATCAGTTATGGAAGCAGGGAAAAGATGGCTGACGATCCGGATCGAAAAAGGGCGCTAAACAAGAAATTAATAAGCCTTGGTCATTTGACGCCGATTGAGTCAGTCCAGTTCAACTTTCACGTGTCGGGAATTTCCAAAGCGTGTGGGGCTCAAATCTCCCGCCACAGGATCGGCCAGGGTCACGTGAGTTCCAGCAGAAGATTCCAGGCCCAGGGAATTTCGTTTGTTTATCCCATTCTGAACTACATTACGGAAGAAGAGATTGTCAGAGACGCTCTGAGGCGCCTAAGCGAGGCCAACGAGAAAGCGTTCGAAGTATACGAGAATCTCCGGGATTCCAGTAAATTGCGCAAGGAAGACGCACGGAGGGCCATACCTGTGGCTTCATCCCAGGAAAGGATCTGGTGGATTAACGCTCGGGCGCTTCGCGATTTTCTCCGACTCAGACTCCCAAAAGACGCCGAGTGGGAAGTCAGAAGAATCGCTGTAAGGCTTTACAACCTGGTGACGGGGGTCGCCCCTTCCCTCTTCGAGGATGTGGTCGTCAAATAG
- a CDS encoding AsnC family transcriptional regulator yields the protein MSKEIFHPNLDVMDRALLNQAQSNFPVQSHPYRVLGERLGISEEEVLARIAKLRQDGIIRRIGASINSRGLGFVSTLVCAKAPVERLEDFVAIINSYPGVTHNYLRKHDYNIWFTLIAESETVKLQIIRDMSEKTGVELFEFPAKKIFKIRVDFKF from the coding sequence ATGTCCAAAGAGATTTTCCATCCAAACCTGGATGTTATGGATCGAGCGCTTCTTAACCAGGCGCAATCAAACTTCCCGGTTCAATCCCATCCGTATCGGGTTCTTGGCGAACGCCTGGGCATTTCCGAAGAGGAAGTCCTGGCAAGAATAGCCAAACTTAGGCAGGACGGAATAATCAGGCGAATAGGAGCTTCCATCAACTCCCGCGGATTGGGATTCGTCAGCACCCTGGTTTGCGCTAAAGCTCCGGTTGAACGCCTCGAGGATTTCGTGGCCATTATTAATTCATACCCGGGAGTGACTCACAACTATCTTAGAAAGCACGATTACAATATCTGGTTCACTTTGATCGCTGAGTCTGAGACTGTAAAACTGCAAATCATACGCGACATGTCTGAAAAAACCGGTGTTGAACTCTTCGAATTCCCGGCGAAAAAGATATTCAAAATTCGCGTTGACTTTAAATTCTAG
- the cbiE gene encoding precorrin-6y C5,15-methyltransferase (decarboxylating) subunit CbiE has product MAELPKIMVVGCGPGSPDYISGAAGSTVKRATTIVGTERLLGLFPDSCAERLVMGSEMNAALDKIEKAKAMGPVAVLVSGDPGLFSFARMIVKRFGRDEVRFVPGISSAHVAFARLALDWADARIISAHMADPGDELSRSLAVEPKIAVLLGRLGSMKWLQEFLQMYPAPRRIFVFENLTLEDETVREVSCEKLEGLRVSSRSVVVMVHPDLLE; this is encoded by the coding sequence ATGGCGGAACTCCCGAAAATAATGGTGGTTGGTTGTGGTCCGGGTTCACCGGACTATATCTCAGGCGCAGCCGGTTCTACGGTAAAAAGGGCTACAACAATAGTTGGGACCGAAAGGCTGCTGGGATTATTTCCGGATTCATGCGCCGAAAGATTGGTCATGGGTTCTGAGATGAATGCGGCCCTGGACAAAATTGAAAAAGCCAAAGCCATGGGTCCGGTCGCTGTGCTGGTCAGCGGGGATCCAGGTCTTTTTAGTTTTGCCAGAATGATTGTAAAGAGATTCGGCAGGGATGAGGTCAGGTTTGTTCCTGGGATAAGCTCCGCGCATGTAGCTTTTGCAAGGCTTGCCCTCGATTGGGCTGACGCCAGGATCATAAGCGCCCACATGGCTGACCCGGGAGACGAATTGAGCAGGTCATTGGCCGTGGAACCCAAGATCGCGGTCCTGCTTGGTAGATTAGGCTCCATGAAATGGCTGCAGGAATTCCTCCAGATGTACCCCGCTCCCAGGAGGATCTTTGTATTTGAAAATCTTACTCTCGAGGATGAAACTGTCCGTGAGGTTTCATGTGAGAAACTGGAGGGCCTTCGAGTGAGTTCCAGGTCGGTGGTTGTAATGGTTCATCCCGACCTGCTGGAATGA
- the cbiB gene encoding adenosylcobinamide-phosphate synthase CbiB codes for MLAQEIQLLAAIVLDSLIGDPRWWPHPVRLIGTAASAVEHRARMSIRNERVAGVLTATIIVASSGFITYACIYVADWLTPWLGGAVSIFIMYTGIAAHDLAKHAREIQMALDTSNLQLARQRVGMICGRDTGNLDKEGVVRATVESVAENCVDGVTAPLFYGALAGPVGVIVYKAVSTLDSTFGYKNERYGQFGWASARLDDAAAFAPSRLTGFLVPIAAWILGMRSQDSFRIFKRDRLKHASPNSGHTEAAFAGAMGLRLGGTSSYQGVAHEKPFIGDPVSEINSESIGKSVKLMNATTIVSFVSFVALWTIARLLWGYI; via the coding sequence ATGCTCGCACAAGAGATTCAATTGCTCGCCGCGATTGTTCTGGATTCCCTGATCGGTGATCCGAGATGGTGGCCGCATCCGGTGCGCCTCATAGGCACCGCTGCCTCGGCTGTTGAGCATAGAGCCAGGATGTCCATCAGGAACGAACGAGTCGCGGGCGTGTTGACAGCGACGATCATCGTGGCGTCATCAGGTTTTATAACATACGCGTGTATATACGTCGCGGACTGGCTTACCCCCTGGCTGGGGGGCGCTGTTTCAATTTTTATAATGTACACGGGCATCGCGGCCCACGATCTCGCAAAGCACGCCCGAGAAATTCAGATGGCCCTTGATACGTCAAATCTTCAACTGGCCAGACAAAGGGTTGGAATGATTTGCGGCCGGGATACCGGAAATCTTGATAAAGAGGGCGTCGTGAGAGCGACTGTAGAAAGTGTGGCGGAAAACTGCGTCGATGGTGTAACCGCTCCTTTGTTTTACGGCGCTCTGGCCGGGCCTGTGGGTGTTATAGTATACAAAGCGGTCAGTACCCTGGATTCCACTTTTGGATACAAGAATGAACGGTACGGACAATTCGGGTGGGCCTCAGCAAGACTGGACGACGCTGCCGCGTTCGCGCCCAGCAGACTTACCGGTTTTCTCGTACCAATAGCGGCATGGATCCTGGGTATGCGAAGCCAGGACTCATTTAGAATATTTAAACGCGATCGGTTGAAACATGCCAGTCCCAATTCGGGGCATACTGAAGCGGCCTTCGCAGGGGCTATGGGGCTTAGGCTGGGGGGTACCAGCTCTTATCAGGGGGTGGCGCATGAAAAGCCATTCATTGGAGACCCGGTTTCCGAGATCAATTCCGAAAGTATTGGAAAAAGTGTCAAACTGATGAACGCGACAACCATCGTATCGTTTGTCTCATTCGTAGCATTATGGACAATAGCAAGATTACTATGGGGCTATATATAA